A genomic segment from Janibacter sp. DB-40 encodes:
- the murC gene encoding UDP-N-acetylmuramate--L-alanine ligase encodes MPRNPRFDLLAPRLALGDLGVVHVLAAGGAGMSAIVRLLLDAGVEVRGSDAQDSPLLDRLRRLGARIHVGHDPAHLEGADTVVVSSAIRESNPELLAARERGLRVIHRSQALAAAMDRQERVAVAGANGKTTTSSMLTVALLEAGENPSFALGGELSTQGVNAALGDGAAFIAEADESDGSFIAYEPHVAVVTNVQPDHLDFYGDFATVEAAYLEFAGTIEPDGLLVACADDEGSARLAGRAAGAGRRVLTYGFSEGSDLRLSDPVLDGTDARATLTAGGTGRELAIAVPGRHNLLNAAAAYAAAVEGLGVDAEAVLAGLAAYGGTRRRFETKGVARGVTVVDDYAHNPGKVEAVVSTAREIAGERRLVVVFQPHLYSRTRDFAELFARGLAPADEVLLLDIYGAREEAVEGVTSRLVADPLAASGTTASVVTEDEAVERIVATTTRGDLVLTVGAGDVTALGPRILDALGR; translated from the coding sequence GTGCCGCGGAACCCGCGCTTCGACCTCCTCGCCCCCAGACTGGCACTGGGCGACCTCGGTGTCGTGCACGTCCTCGCCGCGGGCGGGGCCGGGATGTCGGCGATCGTGCGGCTGCTCCTGGACGCGGGGGTGGAGGTGCGCGGCAGCGACGCGCAGGACTCCCCGCTGCTCGACCGGCTCCGCCGGCTCGGCGCACGCATCCACGTGGGCCACGACCCGGCCCACCTCGAGGGTGCCGACACGGTCGTCGTCTCCTCCGCGATCCGCGAGTCCAACCCCGAGCTCCTCGCGGCACGGGAACGCGGCCTGCGCGTGATCCACCGCAGCCAGGCCCTCGCCGCCGCGATGGACCGGCAGGAGCGAGTGGCCGTGGCAGGCGCCAACGGCAAGACGACGACGTCCTCGATGCTCACCGTCGCCCTCCTCGAGGCCGGCGAGAACCCCTCCTTCGCCCTCGGTGGCGAGCTGTCGACGCAGGGCGTCAACGCCGCCCTCGGCGACGGGGCCGCCTTCATCGCCGAGGCCGACGAGTCGGACGGCTCCTTCATCGCCTACGAGCCGCACGTGGCCGTCGTGACCAACGTCCAGCCGGACCACCTCGACTTCTACGGCGACTTCGCCACGGTCGAGGCCGCCTACCTCGAGTTCGCCGGGACGATCGAGCCGGACGGTCTGCTCGTCGCGTGCGCCGACGACGAGGGCTCGGCGCGGTTGGCGGGCCGTGCGGCCGGGGCGGGCCGGCGCGTCCTCACCTACGGCTTCAGCGAGGGCAGCGACCTGCGACTGTCCGACCCGGTCCTGGACGGGACGGACGCGCGCGCCACACTCACCGCGGGCGGGACCGGTCGGGAGCTGGCCATCGCCGTCCCGGGTCGGCACAACCTGCTCAACGCCGCGGCCGCCTACGCCGCCGCCGTCGAGGGCCTGGGCGTGGACGCAGAGGCGGTGCTCGCCGGCCTCGCCGCCTACGGGGGCACCCGACGACGCTTCGAGACGAAGGGGGTCGCCCGCGGCGTCACCGTCGTCGACGACTACGCGCACAACCCCGGCAAGGTCGAGGCCGTCGTGAGCACGGCGCGGGAGATCGCGGGGGAGCGGCGCCTCGTCGTCGTCTTCCAGCCGCACCTGTACTCGCGCACCCGCGACTTCGCCGAGCTCTTCGCCCGGGGGCTCGCCCCGGCCGACGAGGTGCTGCTGCTGGACATCTACGGCGCCCGTGAGGAGGCCGTGGAGGGGGTGACCTCCCGGCTGGTCGCCGACCCGCTGGCGGCTTCCGGGACGACGGCCTCGGTCGTGACCGAGGACGAGGCCGTGGAGCGCATCGTCGCCACCACCACGCGGGGCGACCTCGTGCTCACGGTGGGCGCCGGCGACGTCACCGCGCTCGGTCCACGCATCCTCGACGCCCTCGGTCGGTGA
- a CDS encoding FtsQ-type POTRA domain-containing protein, producing MAQRSVKRRPARSGTREATERRFVERAAQARGQRLRRWLVALLVVAGLGALGWLLGFSTLLDVRTVEVTGAEATDEAAIERVAAREQGTPLARVDGSAVADRIAEEVPAVKSVDIDRGWPHTLNVNVTSRVPALAVREDDGFRLLDIEGVVIRTTSSAPKGVPTVRADDGAEVSGHGVRAARGMLKALPADMRDRVRGVTVDGADQVSFRLGRTTIVWGDAESPKVKVRLIPILLEKKPEIIDVSAPGSPVTTG from the coding sequence ATGGCACAGCGGTCGGTGAAACGGCGCCCCGCGCGCAGCGGGACGAGGGAGGCGACGGAGCGTCGCTTCGTCGAGCGGGCGGCGCAGGCCCGGGGGCAGCGACTGCGTCGGTGGCTGGTCGCCCTCCTCGTCGTCGCAGGCCTCGGCGCGCTGGGCTGGCTGCTGGGCTTCTCCACGCTGCTGGACGTGCGCACGGTGGAGGTCACCGGCGCGGAGGCGACCGACGAGGCGGCGATCGAGCGGGTCGCGGCCCGGGAGCAGGGCACCCCGCTCGCGCGGGTGGACGGCAGCGCGGTGGCGGACCGGATCGCAGAGGAGGTCCCCGCGGTGAAGTCCGTCGACATCGACCGCGGCTGGCCGCACACCCTCAATGTCAACGTGACCTCGAGGGTTCCGGCGTTGGCGGTGCGCGAGGACGACGGCTTCCGGCTGCTGGACATCGAGGGCGTGGTCATCCGCACGACCTCCTCGGCGCCGAAGGGTGTGCCCACGGTCCGGGCGGATGACGGCGCCGAGGTGTCCGGGCACGGCGTGCGGGCGGCCCGGGGCATGCTCAAGGCGCTGCCGGCGGACATGCGTGATCGCGTGCGCGGAGTGACCGTCGACGGGGCGGACCAGGTCAGCTTCCGGCTCGGCCGGACGACGATCGTCTGGGGGGACGCCGAAAGTCCGAAGGTCAAGGTGAGGCTCATCCCGATCCTGCTGGAGAAGAAGCCGGAGATCATCGATGTGTCCGCCCCCGGCTCGCCCGTGACGACGGGATAG
- the ftsZ gene encoding cell division protein FtsZ, translating into MASAQNYLAVIKVVGIGGGGVNAINRMIEVGLKGVEFIAINTDAQALLMSDADVKLDVGRELTRGLGAGADPEVGKKAAEDHAEEIEEVIKGADMVFVTAGEGGGTGTGGAPVVAKIAKSLGALTVGVVTRPFTFEGRRRANQAETGIGSLRDEVDTLIVIPNDRLLSISDRAVSMLDAFRSADQVLLSGVQGITDLITTPGLINLDFADVKSVMQGAGSALMGIGSARGEDRAVQAAELAISSPLLEASIDGAHGVLLSIQGGSDLGLFEINEAARLVQEAAHPEANVIFGTVIDDALGDEVRVTVIAAGFDGGAPTPRQDDRALGQVQSGGRNQPAAQPQQGGQPQQAPAQGQPAQQAPAQQAPAQGQPQYAPQGQPAPQQGGQPQQAPAQGQPARQAPAQGQPVQQAPAQGQPQQGQPEGGQQGQPQQAPARQQNAPAAPPRQVTFDDGDDLDVPDFLK; encoded by the coding sequence GTGGCATCAGCCCAGAACTATCTGGCCGTTATCAAGGTCGTCGGCATCGGCGGCGGTGGCGTCAACGCCATCAACCGGATGATCGAGGTCGGGCTCAAGGGCGTCGAGTTCATCGCGATCAACACCGATGCCCAGGCGCTCCTGATGTCCGATGCCGACGTCAAGCTCGACGTCGGTCGGGAGTTGACGCGCGGACTCGGTGCCGGCGCGGACCCCGAGGTCGGCAAGAAGGCCGCCGAGGACCACGCCGAGGAGATCGAGGAGGTCATCAAGGGGGCCGACATGGTCTTCGTGACCGCCGGTGAGGGAGGTGGCACCGGCACGGGTGGTGCCCCCGTCGTCGCCAAGATCGCCAAGAGCCTCGGTGCGCTGACCGTCGGTGTCGTCACCCGCCCCTTCACCTTCGAGGGGCGTCGTCGCGCCAACCAGGCCGAGACCGGCATCGGCTCGCTGCGCGACGAGGTCGACACGCTCATCGTGATCCCCAACGACCGGCTGCTCTCGATCAGCGACCGCGCCGTGAGCATGCTCGACGCGTTCCGCTCGGCGGACCAGGTGCTCCTCTCCGGTGTCCAGGGCATCACCGACCTGATCACCACACCCGGTCTGATCAACCTCGACTTCGCCGACGTCAAGTCGGTCATGCAGGGCGCCGGGTCCGCGCTCATGGGCATCGGTTCCGCGCGGGGTGAGGACCGGGCCGTGCAGGCCGCGGAGCTGGCGATCTCCTCGCCGCTGCTCGAGGCGAGCATCGACGGCGCCCACGGCGTGCTCCTGTCGATCCAGGGTGGCAGCGACCTCGGCCTCTTCGAGATCAACGAGGCCGCCCGCCTCGTCCAGGAGGCGGCCCACCCCGAGGCCAATGTCATCTTCGGCACGGTCATCGACGACGCCCTCGGCGACGAGGTCCGCGTGACCGTCATCGCCGCCGGCTTCGACGGTGGCGCCCCGACGCCGCGCCAGGACGACCGGGCCCTGGGGCAGGTCCAGTCCGGTGGCCGCAACCAGCCGGCGGCGCAGCCGCAGCAGGGTGGTCAGCCGCAGCAGGCTCCCGCGCAGGGCCAGCCGGCCCAGCAGGCACCGGCCCAGCAGGCGCCGGCCCAGGGGCAGCCGCAGTACGCGCCGCAGGGCCAGCCGGCCCCGCAGCAGGGTGGCCAGCCGCAGCAGGCTCCCGCGCAGGGGCAGCCGGCCCGGCAGGCGCCGGCCCAGGGGCAGCCGGTCCAGCAGGCGCCCGCGCAGGGCCAGCCGCAGCAGGGCCAGCCCGAGGGCGGTCAGCAGGGGCAGCCGCAGCAGGCCCCGGCCCGGCAGCAGAACGCCCCGGCCGCGCCGCCGCGCCAGGTGACCTTCGACGACGGCGACGACCTGGACGTGCCGGACTTCCTCAAGTGA
- the pgeF gene encoding peptidoglycan editing factor PgeF: MFLWRSSDPGPLQAFTDRHDGASAAPFAGLNLGAHVGDAVEHVASNRRRLEAEIGMPTVWADQVHGTDVIHVTDEVLRGPRTATGAVGTADALVTALPGIALGVLVADCTPVLLHDEQAGVVGVAHAGRQGMTKGVVPAVVAAMRDLGAHDLRATVGPSVCGRCYEVPAALREEAAAVAPVSAALTWTGTPAIDVAAGVVEQLGAMGIPVEWVPGCAREDESLYSHRRDGTTGRFAGIIGRPA, from the coding sequence GTGTTCCTCTGGCGATCGAGCGACCCGGGGCCGCTGCAGGCCTTCACCGACCGGCACGACGGGGCGAGCGCCGCCCCCTTCGCCGGGCTCAACCTCGGTGCCCACGTCGGTGACGCGGTCGAGCACGTGGCGAGCAACCGGCGCCGCCTCGAGGCGGAGATCGGGATGCCGACAGTCTGGGCCGACCAGGTGCACGGCACCGACGTCATCCACGTCACCGACGAGGTGCTCCGGGGCCCGCGCACGGCCACGGGTGCCGTCGGCACCGCCGACGCCCTCGTCACCGCCCTGCCCGGGATCGCGCTGGGTGTCCTCGTCGCCGACTGCACACCGGTGCTGCTCCACGACGAGCAGGCCGGCGTCGTCGGCGTCGCGCACGCCGGACGCCAGGGCATGACGAAGGGGGTCGTCCCCGCCGTCGTCGCCGCGATGCGCGACCTCGGGGCCCACGACCTGCGGGCGACCGTGGGGCCCTCCGTGTGCGGACGCTGCTACGAGGTCCCCGCCGCCCTGCGCGAGGAGGCTGCCGCCGTCGCGCCGGTCTCCGCCGCGCTCACCTGGACGGGCACCCCGGCGATCGACGTCGCCGCCGGCGTCGTCGAGCAGCTGGGCGCCATGGGCATCCCCGTCGAGTGGGTGCCCGGTTGCGCCCGGGAGGACGAGTCCCTCTACTCCCACCGCCGGGACGGCACGACCGGACGCTTCGCCGGGATCATCGGCAGGCCCGCATGA
- a CDS encoding YggS family pyridoxal phosphate-dependent enzyme, whose product MSERRDELAQGLSAVEERIARACAQAGRPREDVHLVVVTKFFPRSDLDLLASLGVTDIGENREQEAAAKLADGGPPPGVRTHYIGQLQSKKAGAVTRWADVVQAVDRPKIVDALARGAAKAGRELTALIQVDLDPEPAEHRGGAQPADVPALADQVAGTDSLRLGGLMAVAPLGGDPDEAFGRLAALSERLRVDHPSADWISAGMSGDLEAAVRHGATHLRVGTAILGTRPPQR is encoded by the coding sequence ATGAGCGAGCGCCGGGACGAGCTGGCGCAGGGCCTCTCGGCCGTCGAGGAGCGGATCGCGCGCGCCTGCGCACAGGCGGGACGTCCGCGCGAGGACGTGCACCTCGTCGTGGTGACGAAATTCTTCCCGCGCAGCGACCTCGACCTCCTCGCCTCCCTCGGGGTCACCGACATCGGGGAGAACCGCGAGCAGGAGGCGGCGGCGAAGCTCGCGGACGGCGGTCCGCCACCCGGGGTGCGCACCCACTACATCGGTCAGCTGCAGTCGAAGAAGGCAGGCGCCGTGACGCGCTGGGCCGACGTCGTCCAGGCCGTCGACCGCCCCAAGATCGTCGACGCCCTCGCCCGGGGGGCCGCCAAGGCCGGCCGCGAGCTGACCGCGCTCATCCAGGTCGACCTCGACCCGGAACCCGCCGAGCACCGCGGAGGAGCGCAGCCGGCGGACGTGCCCGCCCTGGCCGACCAGGTCGCCGGGACCGACTCCCTTCGCCTCGGTGGACTCATGGCCGTGGCGCCGCTCGGCGGGGACCCGGACGAGGCGTTTGGCCGCCTGGCGGCGCTGTCGGAGCGCCTGCGGGTGGACCACCCGTCGGCCGACTGGATCTCGGCGGGCATGAGCGGGGACCTCGAGGCGGCAGTGCGACACGGAGCGACACACCTGCGTGTCGGAACGGCAATCCTCGGAACTCGTCCGCCCCAGCGGTAA
- the sepF gene encoding cell division protein SepF yields the protein MTALRNAMVYLGLAEDDKRYEEYDEYVEDYDEPAHDMAAGEPSAEVTPIRRVQAAPAVREVEVTQMNRITTIHPSTYNDARAIGESFRSNTPVIMNLSDMDDSDAKRLVDFAAGLVFGLHGSIERVTNKVFLLSPEHIEVDAEGGETPQARGLFNQS from the coding sequence ATGACGGCACTGCGGAATGCGATGGTCTACCTCGGCCTCGCCGAGGACGACAAGCGGTACGAGGAGTACGACGAGTACGTCGAGGACTACGACGAGCCCGCTCACGACATGGCAGCGGGGGAGCCGTCCGCCGAGGTCACCCCGATCCGACGGGTCCAGGCCGCTCCGGCCGTCCGCGAGGTGGAGGTCACCCAGATGAACCGCATCACCACGATCCACCCGAGCACGTACAACGACGCGCGGGCCATCGGGGAGAGCTTCCGCAGCAACACCCCGGTGATCATGAACCTCTCGGACATGGACGACTCCGACGCCAAGCGCCTCGTGGACTTCGCCGCCGGACTCGTCTTCGGTCTGCACGGCTCGATCGAGCGCGTGACCAACAAGGTCTTCCTGCTCTCCCCGGAGCACATCGAGGTCGACGCCGAGGGCGGCGAGACACCGCAGGCGCGGGGTCTGTTCAACCAGTCCTGA
- a CDS encoding YggT family protein translates to MLIVREVLDLLLGIYLYILIGRLIFEWIQVFARQWRPTGVILVVAEAIYTVTDPPLKAIRRVVPPLRLGGVAIDLAFLILIILVSILRAIV, encoded by the coding sequence ATGCTGATCGTCCGAGAAGTGCTCGACCTCCTGCTCGGCATCTACCTGTACATCCTCATCGGACGGCTGATCTTCGAGTGGATCCAGGTCTTCGCCCGCCAGTGGCGGCCCACCGGCGTCATCCTCGTCGTCGCCGAGGCGATCTACACGGTCACCGACCCGCCGCTGAAGGCGATCCGCAGGGTGGTCCCGCCGCTGCGGCTCGGAGGTGTGGCGATCGACCTGGCCTTCCTCATCCTCATCATCCTGGTCTCGATCCTGCGCGCGATCGTCTAG
- a CDS encoding DivIVA domain-containing protein: MALTPEDVLNKTFTQTQFRRGYDEREVDDFLDEVVAEMRRMVKDSEDLRSRAGDGGSAPAATATAGSGKPDEALTRENRDLRSRLEKETAARTEAEKRTSELERKVAELESSGSARAEKRRGDSAKVTSAEADADERVTIVNARADEAEKKAQERIAAANAAAERAEAEAKSRADKAAAQPAGSADDGSAGEMAAAAGGGAGASGLIALAQRLHDEHVAEGQTQRDKLVAEAERQHQELVTKGQSKHDELSTSGQSKHDELVKAGQTKRDQLVGEGTSQRDKLISDAQTKSASLVSEAEAKRKKILDDLNAQKTGLETRIAELTTYERDYRRKLKDFISGQLKDLESAPALAPQESAKH; the protein is encoded by the coding sequence ATGGCGCTCACGCCCGAGGACGTCCTCAACAAGACCTTCACCCAGACCCAGTTCCGTCGTGGGTACGACGAGCGCGAGGTCGACGACTTCCTGGACGAGGTCGTCGCCGAGATGCGTCGCATGGTCAAGGACTCGGAGGACCTGCGCTCGCGTGCCGGTGACGGTGGCTCCGCGCCCGCCGCGACCGCGACCGCCGGGTCGGGCAAGCCCGACGAGGCCCTGACCCGGGAGAACCGCGACCTGCGTAGCCGCCTCGAGAAGGAGACGGCCGCCCGCACCGAGGCCGAGAAGCGCACGAGCGAGCTGGAGCGCAAGGTGGCCGAGCTCGAGTCGAGCGGCTCGGCCCGCGCCGAGAAGCGGCGTGGCGACTCCGCGAAGGTCACCTCCGCCGAGGCCGACGCCGACGAGCGCGTCACCATCGTCAACGCCCGTGCCGACGAGGCCGAGAAGAAGGCCCAGGAGCGCATCGCGGCCGCCAACGCCGCGGCCGAGCGCGCCGAGGCCGAGGCCAAGAGCCGTGCGGACAAGGCCGCCGCCCAGCCCGCCGGCTCCGCCGACGACGGCAGCGCCGGCGAGATGGCTGCGGCCGCCGGTGGCGGCGCCGGGGCCTCCGGCCTCATCGCCCTGGCCCAGCGCCTGCACGACGAGCACGTCGCCGAGGGCCAGACCCAGCGCGACAAGCTCGTCGCCGAGGCCGAGCGCCAGCACCAGGAGCTCGTCACCAAGGGTCAGAGCAAGCACGACGAGCTCTCCACCTCCGGTCAGAGCAAGCACGACGAGCTCGTCAAGGCCGGTCAGACCAAGCGTGACCAGCTCGTCGGCGAGGGCACGAGCCAGCGCGACAAGCTCATCTCGGACGCGCAGACCAAGTCCGCGTCGCTCGTCAGCGAGGCCGAGGCCAAGCGCAAGAAGATCCTTGACGACCTCAACGCGCAGAAGACCGGCCTGGAGACGCGTATCGCCGAGCTGACCACCTACGAGCGCGACTACCGTCGCAAGCTCAAGGACTTCATCTCCGGTCAGCTCAAGGACCTGGAGTCGGCCCCCGCGCTCGCCCCGCAGGAGAGCGCCAAGCACTGA
- a CDS encoding TraR/DksA C4-type zinc finger protein — protein MAAKKSTARSTGAKKATPAKGAANSTENGTTPAKKSGTRSTSSGGKKPAKKASTKTPAKKGTTRSSTGKAATATPADQLVVREDESPWTPAELKEVRAELEEEIARQRADLEASETELNAFLREPIDGAGDDQADAGAKSFEREHELSLVAGARAGLEQNLHALERLEDGSYGICESCGNPIGKLRLQAYPRATLCMTCKSTQERR, from the coding sequence ATGGCGGCGAAGAAGTCGACGGCCCGCAGCACGGGCGCGAAGAAGGCCACCCCTGCCAAGGGCGCGGCCAACAGCACGGAGAACGGGACTACGCCGGCGAAGAAGTCCGGCACGAGATCCACGTCGTCCGGGGGGAAGAAGCCGGCGAAGAAGGCGAGCACGAAGACGCCCGCGAAGAAGGGCACGACGAGGAGCTCGACGGGCAAGGCCGCGACGGCGACCCCGGCCGACCAGCTCGTCGTCCGTGAGGACGAGTCGCCGTGGACGCCCGCGGAGCTGAAGGAGGTCCGCGCCGAGCTCGAGGAAGAGATCGCCCGGCAGCGTGCCGACCTCGAGGCCTCGGAGACCGAGCTGAACGCCTTCCTCAGGGAGCCGATCGACGGCGCCGGTGACGATCAGGCCGACGCCGGGGCGAAGTCCTTCGAGCGCGAGCACGAGCTGAGCCTCGTCGCCGGGGCCCGGGCGGGCCTGGAGCAGAACCTCCACGCGCTCGAGCGGCTCGAGGACGGGAGCTACGGCATCTGCGAGTCCTGCGGCAACCCGATCGGCAAGCTTCGACTCCAGGCCTATCCGCGTGCGACCCTGTGCATGACATGCAAGAGCACACAGGAGCGCCGCTGA
- the lspA gene encoding signal peptidase II → MQEHTGAPLSATQPPVDGEATPARSRARILAWYFITAIVVLGIDQASKVWALRTLDGEPGARLIGDLIGLRLIRNSGAAFSIGGSMTWVMSLVAVGVTVAILAVVPRIGSARWSLALGLLLGGSLGNLYDRFFREPGPLQGHVIDFIDYGGLFVGNIADIAIVGGAGLLLWLVFTNIGIDGSRPQHAVGHRHTKEDTDE, encoded by the coding sequence ATGCAAGAGCACACAGGAGCGCCGCTGAGCGCCACACAGCCACCGGTTGACGGTGAGGCCACCCCGGCGAGATCCCGAGCGCGGATCCTGGCGTGGTATTTCATCACCGCCATCGTCGTCCTCGGCATCGACCAGGCGAGCAAGGTGTGGGCGCTGCGCACCCTCGACGGGGAGCCGGGGGCCCGGCTGATCGGTGACCTGATCGGCCTGCGCCTCATCCGCAACTCCGGAGCGGCCTTCTCGATCGGTGGGTCGATGACCTGGGTGATGTCCCTCGTCGCCGTCGGGGTCACCGTGGCGATCCTCGCCGTCGTCCCGCGCATCGGCTCGGCGCGTTGGAGCCTGGCGCTGGGCCTGCTGCTCGGAGGATCGTTGGGCAACCTCTACGACCGCTTCTTCCGCGAGCCCGGCCCGCTGCAGGGGCACGTCATCGACTTCATCGACTACGGCGGTCTCTTCGTCGGCAACATCGCCGACATCGCCATCGTCGGTGGGGCCGGGCTGCTGCTCTGGCTCGTCTTCACCAACATCGGCATCGACGGCTCGCGCCCGCAGCACGCCGTCGGCCACCGGCACACCAAGGAGGACACCGATGAGTGA
- a CDS encoding RluA family pseudouridine synthase, producing MSDVRNVLVPEGLEGERVDAAVARLFGLSRTRAAELAAEGMVEIDGAGVAKSTRVTAGARIEIALPAAPTNPELEVVAEPVPGMRIIHDDDDIVVVDKPVGVAAHPSVGWTGPTVLGGLKAAGYRITTSGASERQGIVSRLDVGTSGLMVVCKSEYAYSVLKRAFKQRTVDKTYHALVQGLPDPHVGTIDAPIGRHPSGEYKFAVMDSGKHAVTHYELIEAFRHASLLDVTLETGRTHQIRVHMAALRHPCVGDPTYGADPTLARKLGLERQWLHAMGLGFTHPGTNEYVYFESTYPDDLQQALDRLADLS from the coding sequence ATGAGTGACGTCCGCAACGTCCTCGTCCCCGAGGGGCTCGAGGGGGAGCGCGTCGATGCTGCCGTGGCGCGGCTCTTCGGGCTCTCCCGCACCCGGGCCGCCGAGCTCGCCGCCGAGGGGATGGTCGAGATCGACGGCGCCGGTGTCGCGAAGTCCACGCGGGTGACCGCCGGGGCCCGGATCGAGATCGCCCTGCCGGCCGCACCGACCAACCCCGAGCTGGAGGTCGTCGCCGAGCCGGTCCCCGGGATGCGGATCATCCACGACGACGACGACATCGTCGTCGTGGACAAGCCCGTGGGCGTGGCCGCACACCCGAGCGTCGGCTGGACCGGTCCGACGGTGCTGGGCGGGCTCAAGGCCGCCGGCTACCGGATCACCACCAGCGGCGCCAGTGAGCGGCAGGGGATCGTCTCCCGGCTCGACGTCGGCACGAGCGGGCTGATGGTCGTGTGCAAGAGCGAGTACGCCTACTCCGTGCTCAAGCGGGCCTTCAAGCAGCGCACGGTCGACAAGACCTACCACGCCCTCGTCCAGGGTCTGCCCGACCCGCACGTCGGCACGATCGACGCGCCGATCGGTCGTCACCCGAGCGGCGAGTACAAGTTCGCGGTCATGGACTCCGGCAAGCACGCGGTCACCCACTACGAGCTGATCGAGGCCTTCCGGCACGCGTCCCTGCTCGACGTGACGCTCGAGACCGGACGCACCCACCAGATCAGGGTGCACATGGCCGCCCTTCGCCACCCGTGCGTCGGCGACCCGACCTACGGGGCCGACCCCACCCTGGCCCGCAAGCTCGGGCTCGAGCGGCAGTGGCTGCACGCGATGGGGTTGGGGTTCACCCACCCCGGTACCAACGAGTACGTGTACTTCGAGAGCACCTACCCCGACGACCTGCAGCAGGCGCTCGACCGGCTCGCCGACCTGTCCTGA
- a CDS encoding helix-turn-helix transcriptional regulator: MPPEDHRVVCHLDDLLEARGMTVTELSRRIGITHANLSALKNNRGRAVRFSTLTALCDVLDCTPGDLFSLRR, translated from the coding sequence ATGCCGCCGGAGGACCACCGGGTCGTCTGCCACCTCGACGACCTGCTCGAGGCCCGCGGCATGACCGTGACCGAGCTGAGCCGCCGCATCGGGATCACCCACGCCAACCTCTCGGCGCTGAAGAACAACCGCGGCCGGGCCGTGCGCTTCTCGACCCTGACGGCCCTGTGCGACGTGCTCGACTGCACGCCCGGCGACCTGTTCTCCCTGCGCCGGTGA